Proteins encoded in a region of the Podospora pseudopauciseta strain CBS 411.78 chromosome 6, whole genome shotgun sequence genome:
- the ADA2 gene encoding Transcriptional adapter ada2 (COG:K; EggNog:ENOG503NTWG), whose protein sequence is MGVIRKKIAARGGEGGVKYVCDVCSADITSTVRIRCAHSACNEYDLCVQCFANGSSSGSHQPATHPFRVIEQNSFPIFDREWGADEELLLLEGAEIYGLGSWADIADHIGGYRSKDEVRDHYYKVYIESENFPLPKRCSPHDMELANEISREEFQSRKKRRIEERREAAKNAPALQPKTKPTASVPSCHEIQGYMPGRLEFETEYANEAEEAVQLMQFDPGDGINPRTGELEPEMELKLTVMEIYNCRLTQRAERKKVIFEHNLLDYRENSKIEKKRSKEERDLINKAKPFARMMNREDFENFCQGLIDELNLRQAIAQLQEWRSMRIGDLKSGEKYEQEKALRIQKSIPMGSMDRDRLAANQRGKNQPPPEPPSGAALLVAPELPIRSAASVGGTNGDAVNGGIKIEGKENQVNGNHINGGSMVVANGTPAKQKFVAQPIPGIQPLPLSQDNAPDLHLLTPEEAKLCETLRLQPKPYLMIKEQILKEAVKSNGSLKKKQAKEICRLDTQKGGRIFDFMVNAGWVIKA, encoded by the exons ATGGGTGTCATTCGCAAAAAGATTGCTGCCagaggcggcgagggcggtgtCAAGTATGTTTGCGACGTTTGCTCTGCAGACATCACTTCTACT GTCCGGATACGATGCGCACACAGCGCTTGCAATGAGTACGATCTTTGTGTACAATGCTTCGCCAATGGCTCCTCCAGCGGTTCCCACCAGCCtgccacccaccccttccgAGTTATCGAACAGAATTCCTTCCCCATATTTGATCGCGAATGGGGCGCCGACGAGGAACTGCTACTCCTAGAAGGAGCCGAGATATATGGCTTAGGGTCCTGGGCCGACATTGCCGATCATATTGGTGGCTACCGTAGCAAGGATGAGGTTCGCGACCACTATTACAAGGTGTACATCGAGTCCGAAAACTTTCCGCTTCCGAAACGATGCAGCCCTCACGATATGGAACTGGCAAACGAGATTTCGAGAGAAGAGTTCCAGTCTCGCAAGAAGCGCAGGATCGAAGAGCGACGAGAGGCTGCAAAGAATGCCCCAGCTCTGCAACCAAAGACGAAACCGACGGCTAGTGTGCCGTCTTGTCACGAAATCCAGGGGTACATGCCCGGTCGATTGGAGTTCGAGACAGAATATGCCAACGAGGCCGAAGAAGCAGTACAACTCATGCAATTCGACCCAGGCGATGGCATCAACCCACGTACCGGCGAGCTCGAGCCAGAGATGGAGCTCAAGCTCACAGTTATGGAAATCTACAACTGCAGGTTAACACAGAGAGCCGAACGGAAGAAGGTCATCTTCGAACACAATCTTTTGGATTACCGAGAAAACAGCAAAATAGAAAAGAAGCGGTccaaggaagagagggaCCTGATCAACAAGGCGAAGCCGTTCGCGCGCATGATGAACCGGGAAGATTTCGAGAATTTTTGTCAGGGGCTGATTGACGAACTCAACCTACGGCAAGCCATTGCTCAGTTGCAAGAATGGCGAAGCATGCGCATTGGTGACCTCAAGAGCGGCGAGAAGTACGAGCAGGAGAAGGCATTGCGGATTCAGAAGTCGATACCTATGGGATCCATGGACCGAGACCGCCTAGCAGCAAACCAACGTGGCAAGAACCAGCCACCACCGGAACCACCAAGCGGCGCCGCCCTGCTGGTTGCGCCAGAGCTTCCCATCCGGTCGGCAGCGTCAGTCGGAGGCACAAATGGCGATGCGGTGAATGGCGGGATCAAGATCGAGGGCAAGGAGAACCAGGTCAACGGGAACCACATCAACGGAGGCAGCATGGTGGTTGCCAATGGCACGCCAGCGAAACAGAAGTTTGTGGCGCAACCGATTCCAGGCATCCAGCCATTGCCGTTATCGCAAGACAACGCGCCTGATCTCCATCTTTTGACACCGGAGGAAGCGAAGCTCTGCGAGACGTTGCGCTTGCAGCCGAAGCCTTATCTGATGATCAAGGAGCAGATTTTGAAAGAGGCCGTCAAGAGCAACGGCagcttgaagaagaagcaggccaAGGAAATCTGCAGGCTGGATACACAAAAGGGAGGGCGCATCTTTGACTTTATGGTGAATGCTGGATGGGTCATCAAGGCTTGA